Part of the Triticum aestivum cultivar Chinese Spring chromosome 4D, IWGSC CS RefSeq v2.1, whole genome shotgun sequence genome is shown below.
attactccttgtagttgatgctagttggtttatttggtgaaagatcatttgtccatatccttaatgatatttaatacccctctgatcatgaacatgaacatgctttgtgagtagttacttttgttcccgtggacatgggaaaagtcttgttacaagtaatcatgtgatttcggtatccgtttgatattttgatgagatgtatgttgtctttcctctagtgatgttatgtgaacatcgagtacatgacacttcaccatggtttgggcctaggggaaggaattgggaagtagcaagtagatgatgggttgctagagtgatagaagcttacaccatagtttatgtgttgcttcataaggggctgatttgaatccacatgtttaatgctatggttagatttatcttaattcttctttcgtagttgcggatgcttgtgagaggggttaatcataagtgggaggcttgtccaagtaaggacaacacccaagcaccggtctaccaacatataaaattatcaaagtaacgaacgtgaatcatatgagcatgatgaaaactaactttatgataattcccatgtgtcctcgggagcgttgttctttatataagagttcgtccaggcttgtcctttgctataaaatggattgagccaccttgcttcacttttgttacacttgttacttgttacccgttacgaattaccttgctaccaaactatcctttaccgataatttcagtgcttgcagagaacaccttgctgaaaatcgcttgtcattttcttctgctcctcgttgggttcgacactcttacttatcgaaaggactacgattgatcccctatacttgtgggtcatcagcttccTACTTGAGAGTAGTTATTTGAAGATTTTAGAGTAAATGAAAAAAAATGTACTATCACAACTGGAGAGTCAAACCACCTGTGTTACTAAATGGTCTCACTGTTTTAGCATGTCAATCTTTCATTTCACATTTGCTTATGATAGCTTAGCCTGTAACAAAACTATTGGACTTCACTGGATCTTCTTTTTTCATTAGCACATTTGTATCATCTAGCCAATGCAATGTATCCCATAATGTTCAACCAAATATACTTCTCCACTCATCCAACATGTGTACTCTGTTGTTCTTATAGTTTTTAAGCAGTAACAACAATTGTACAAATCAAGAGAAATTGCACAGGCGTGGCGTTTCGCCGTGGCTTCGCCCGCTAGTTAATGCTAAGTGAGCTCTGATTTGAGAATGGTTGGCTTTCCTGTCCATTAAATATTCAGAGTTGCCTGATGACCTTTTTGCTATGATGGGCAATTCATTTGATCAAACATAGTTCAACCACAAGTGACCGCCACTTCTAATAAATCCCTAACCATGTATTTTTTAGAAAAGAAAAATTCCTAAAAAATTTACATCTTTTTTCAAAGAACAAAATCCCTAACTTTTGCCGTGTGCCCATTACAAATTCCTAAAAGTTGCCATGTTCTTTAGAGAACCAATTTTTAAAATCTGTCATGTGCAATTTCATTACAGGGTGCAAGGCAGTTAAATAATTTttagaccatggcaattttattatttaggccatgttgttttattgtatataGAATGTCACTTTCATTATGTAGACCATGGTAGCTTTATTGATTAGACCATGGCAATTATATTATTTATACCATGGTGTTTTTATTGTAGACATCATGGGACTTTTCATTAATTGGACCATGTTTAGACTATGGTTTTTTATTATAGGTAGCATGGCAATATTCTTTTTAAGATCATGGTAGTTTTATGTAGATACCATGACATTTTTATGGCAAATTTACTATTAGACCATGGTAGTTTTATGATAGGTAGCATGAAACTTTTATTGTttagaccatggcaatttttatTGTTACTCCATGGCATTTCTATTAATTAGAATTTGGTAGTTTTGTTGAAGGTAGTGTGACAATTTTTTATAtctttttcagagtttatttttTATCATGTTAATTTTGTTACATGTGACAATTCCGATTGAAACTCCGTCATATGAAAATTCTAGATGTGACAAATCACATGACAAATTCAAAACATAGAAAgttcagatttttttttcaaattatatGGCAAGTAGTGAACCATGGCAATATGAACACTGTTTTTTTTTGGAATTTCAAAATTGTCATGTGATCTTTACATACATTTTCAAAATTTGTCATGTTTATAGTAAACAATTTTTCCTTAAACTTTGCCATGTGAAtcattttttacttttttttggAAACTCCCTGCCTTTGATTTTAACAGGAATTTGATTGTTTTTCCTTCATGTTTGCCTATCATTAGTACAAATATTTTTCTAAAATTTTGCCATGCggcctttttatttttttaattgttTGTGCTCAAAGAGAATGATGATTGGGCCTAGAGGCCTGGAAAAAGGCTTGTCCTGCAAAACGTTCGCTGGGGAGATGTTTTCTGCAGCGAACCAAAACGTTCGCTGAGGGTTGCTTCTTTTCTGTAGCAAACCAAAACGTTCGCTGAGGGTTTTGCTTTTGCCAGTGATCGAATCGGTTCACATTGTCCTTCCCTGTGGGGAGCAACAACCAGATATTCAAGTCCTTCAAAAAAGGTTGAAACACTTGGCCGAGTTAATGACTTGCCCAATGGACAAAGCATAAGTGTTTTCCTGTTTGCCTACCATGTTAAAGTCACCGACAACTAACCATGGTCCCACGTGGAGATGACAGCCATCTCTCATAGTCCCTTTGGTCCTTTTTAGTCTGTATATAAGTTTTGTCCGAAATCAAGTCATCTCTATTTTGACCAAACTTATAAaaaatattgttagattcattatgaaatgtattttcatagtatatatatttagtatcgcagatgttgatattttttaatatatatttgatcaaactttacaaagtttgccTTGACACAAATCTACTATGCGAAGTAAAAAAGGCCGGAGTGAGTATCTCTTGCAGAAAAATGATCTTATCCTTATCCACTTGGGGCGGTGATCCACGGTCAAGGCCCATCCTCTTGCACTCGCAGTTGCTCAAGTTGGTGCGTCGTGAGGCGGACCGGTTACACGCACGCTGTAGCCCAAGTTGCTTGTTCCGGTGGTCCCTGCAAATCCCCAATGTCACAACGTATCAATCAAATTAGATAAGAGGGAAGCATAGTCTTTAGCCTGGTAAATGTAGGGCACCACTTCAAATCCCTGTCGAAAGTGCAAAAGAGCCAGATCATATTAGGAACCTGTTGACCTTGGAAGTACAAAGTGCAATGTGCCCTGTGTGTGAAGTATGTCACGAGTGACGTAATCGTGACTTGTGATGACGGATGTGGTTGCTGCACCAGAAATGATGAAGCAAAAAACTATGATACAGCAGTTAAGAACAACATTCAAAAAAACATGTTCGGAATTAAGAAAGAAGCAGTTGCGAGCAAACCCGGTCCTAGTCAGCGAACAAACCCTTCGAGAAATACTCGTGCTGTTGCCACGGTCATGTCCATGCTGAGGACCGGCGTCTGGACAACGGCCGGCTGCAATATTGCAAACACGCAAAGCCGCAGAAATCTTTAAAGAAAGGGAGAGGAACCAAACCCGGCCTATGCTCCTTCTCCTTGTGACCTGGAGCCGCTTAATTTGAACTGTCCCTTGTCAACTAGCCGGGGTAGCTAGCTAGCTCGATGTTGACATCGCCAACGTACTTCCATGCCGTATTGTGATGGTCCACGGCACGTAGCGCAGACCGCGTCCATGTGAAAGTGGAACGGTAGCGAGGCCAGAAAAGGTCAGCCGGCCACCAACCAAGCCCGGGCCGCGTCTGACCACGTACTGGTCGCTGGTTCAAACGCACATGACAATTCAACAGCAAATCTCAATATCCAAATGCCATCCCACGAACCTACCGCGCGCCCCGCAACCGGCCTCGCTTAGGCGCTTGCTTCTATTTAAAGGGCATGGCAGCAGACACCACAGCAACCCAAACCCCGCTAAGCATCAGCATTCAGCAGCACCAGCCTTCTACCTCCTCTGCTTTGCATTCCGCCTTCCAGTTCCAATTCCAACCGCAATCAATGGCTGCCATGAAGATCGCCCTCCTTGCCGTGGCCGCGATGGCCGTCTTGCTAGGCACCGCGTCAGCGGTAACCTACAACGTCGGCGATCAGGGCGGTTGGACCCTCAGCACCGACTACAGCAGCTGGGTGTCCGGCAAGAAGTTCAACGTGGGTGATGAGATCGTCTTCAAGTACTCGACCCCAACGCACGACGTGGTCGAGGTCAGCAAGGCCGGCTACGACTCCTGCAGCATCGACGGCGCCATCAACACCTTGGCCTCCGGCAACGACGTCATCACCCTCAACGCCACCGGCACCCGGTACTTCATCTGTGGCGTCCCTAACCATTgcagccccaccgccgccgccagcatGAAGGTCGTGATCAACGTCGcctcgggctcctcctcgccgtcgtcacCCATGCCAGCTGCAGGTCCTGGCGCGAGCAACTCTCCCCCGGCGCCGCCCTCCAACGCCGCTACCTCCGTCGGTGCCACAGCAGGATTTGGCCTCGTCGCCCTACTGGCGGCCGGTCTCATGGCTTGAACGCATATATTGATCAGCTGCCGCGCGCACATACGAGCTTTTATATTGTTAACTACTATACTGTAGTTATTATCACGGGTGAATACATGTATTCTTTTTTAGAGCGAGAATGTGATAGTTACTTGTATCTATCACGTCTATATGTAATCTGCAGGCCTTCATGTCTTTTTATATAATGATTCTAGACTATTATTTTATAAGGGTGCGTCAGTGCATGCGCAGCAGTACCAATAGTCTTCTAACTAAAAAGAAAGAATCAATAGTCCTCTCAATTTTATCCAACCATCGACCCAAAATAATAGGTACACCTTTAGAAGCGAGAACTCAAGTGCCAATCTGCACACGAGCACAAATGCTCTGGTTAATTATTGAGAAAAGTCCATTTTTGGTCCCTCAATTCTTCGGTCCGCTCATTTTTGATTCTTCAACTCTAAAACCGGACAGATTGAACCAGCCATTTTTCGTCCCTGCGAGGTTTCGCTGCCGAGTCAACTCGGTTTTGACCACGACGTGAACAGTGCTCTgttgaacagtaaattcaaaaaaatatagcaaaacaaaattaaaaaaatctgaaattttatgaCATCGAAGATACTCAGATGCGCAAGGTGTGTGCCAATTTTTGTCATGTTTGGAAGTTCGAGAAGCTCGCCGCAAAAAAGCCAAAAGTAAATCTACTCTAtgatgaacagtaaattaaaaaaatagcaaaaaaatctgaatttttttggcatcaaagatgcTCAGGTGCGCAAGGTGTGTGCAAAATTTCGTGCTAAAATGACATCCGAGGAGCTCGTGGAAAAAAATAAAATAGCGTACGCGTGCATGCCGCTTTGGGTGGTTTCCAAACCCTCGGATGTCATTTTAGCACGGAAATTTGCATGCACCTTGCCTACCTGAGCATCTTCGatggaaaaaaaatcagatttttttgttatttttttgaatttactgttcaacATAGAGTAAATTTACTTTTGTTTTTTGCCGCGAGCTTCTCGAACGTCCAAACATGACGAAAATTGGCACGCACCTTGTGCATCTGAGTATCTTCGATGtcataaaatttcagattttttgacttttttgctattttttcgaatttactgttgaTCGCAAAACTATTCACGTCATGGTCAAAACCGGGTTGACTCGGCAACGAAACCACGCAGGGAAGTAAAGTGGCTGGTTTTGAGAGTTCGTGGTGCAATCTGTCCGGTTTTAGAGTTAAGGGACCAAAAGTGAGCAGACGGAAGAATTGAGGGACCAAAAGTGGACTTTTCTCTTAATTATCTGACATGATTGTTCTCTCCAAGATTCAGACTGTTTTCCGTCTTGCAGGATGTACTGTAAGGGCACGTCCAACACGGTCCCCTAAATCAAACTCACCCGTCCATGAATTCATCCAGATGC
Proteins encoded:
- the LOC123098459 gene encoding blue copper protein 1a; protein product: MAADTTATQTPLSISIQQHQPSTSSALHSAFQFQFQPQSMAAMKIALLAVAAMAVLLGTASAVTYNVGDQGGWTLSTDYSSWVSGKKFNVGDEIVFKYSTPTHDVVEVSKAGYDSCSIDGAINTLASGNDVITLNATGTRYFICGVPNHCSPTAAASMKVVINVASGSSSPSSPMPAAGPGASNSPPAPPSNAATSVGATAGFGLVALLAAGLMA